The genomic region CCGATCAACATCATCGGCCGGCGCCCGTACAGGTCGCCGAGCTTGCCGTAGATCGGCACTGCCACGGTCATCGCCACCATATAGCCGGAGATCACCCAGGCCAGCAGGTTGACGTCATGGAACTGGGCGGAAATCGCCGGCATGGAGACGGCGACGATGGTCTGGTCCAGGGCCCCGAGAAAGATCGCCATCATCAAGGCGACAAGGACACTGCGAACAGCTGGTGTGGCGGGCTGATTGAGGTTGGTCACGGCAGAACCTGCGAGCAAGGCCCGCGGGAAAAGGAAGCCCGCGGGAATGCTCGTCAGTGTACTAGATAGCTGGCTATTCGATAGTCTCGTAAGGAAGTCCGACGTAATTTTCTGCAATGGTTTTACGCCCGGCTTCGGAGTCGACGAAGTACTCCAATTCGCTCTGGGCGATGCGCTGGCTGAAGCCGTCCGCCTCCGGGAATTGGTGCAACATCGAGGTCATCCACCAGGAAAACCGTTCGGCCTTCCAGATCCGCCGCAGGCAAATCTGTGAGTATTTCTCCAGTAACTCCACCCTGCCCTCGCGGTACACCTTGAGCAGGATATTGAACAAGGTGCTGACATCACTGGCCGCCAGGTTCAAGCCCTTGGCGCCGGTGGGCGGCACGATGTGGGCGGCGTCCCCCAGCAGGAACAGGCGTCCGTATTGCATCGGTTCCACCACAAAGCTGCGCAGTGGCGCGATGCTCTTTTCGATGGACGGGCCTGTCACCAGTTGCTCGGTGAGTGCCTGAGGCAAACGGGTTTTCAGTTCATCCCAGAAGCGCTCGTCGGACCAGTCGTCGACCGACTCATCGGCCGGCACTTGCAGGTAATAGCGGCTGCGGGTCGGTGAACGCATGCTGCACAGGGCAAAGCCGCGCTCGTGCTTGGCGTACACCAGTTCCTCGTGGATCGGCGGCGTGTCGGCGAGAATGCCAAGCCAACCGAACGGATACACCCGTTCAAAGATTTTCAGCGCCTCAGAGGGAATCGACTGACGCGCCACACCGTGGAAACCGTCACAGCCGGCGATGTAATCGCAGTTCAGCCGGTACTGCTCGCCT from Pseudomonas yamanorum harbors:
- the pobA gene encoding 4-hydroxybenzoate 3-monooxygenase, which produces MKTQVAIIGAGPSGLLLGQLLHNAGIETLILERQTPDYVQGRIRAGVLEQGMIDLLRQAGVSARMDVEGLVHEGFELALNGQLTHIDLKALTGGKTVMIYGQTEVTRDLMAARQASGATTLYAASNVQPHDLKSAEPWLSFEHAGEQYRLNCDYIAGCDGFHGVARQSIPSEALKIFERVYPFGWLGILADTPPIHEELVYAKHERGFALCSMRSPTRSRYYLQVPADESVDDWSDERFWDELKTRLPQALTEQLVTGPSIEKSIAPLRSFVVEPMQYGRLFLLGDAAHIVPPTGAKGLNLAASDVSTLFNILLKVYREGRVELLEKYSQICLRRIWKAERFSWWMTSMLHQFPEADGFSQRIAQSELEYFVDSEAGRKTIAENYVGLPYETIE